GTTGTTCACCGGCCCGGCGCTCGTGATCTGCGCAACGAGGGAACTGCACTGGCCCGACCCCGTCGGCAGCACGTTGACGACGCCCGGCACGTCGCTGCAGGCCTGCCACACGGCGCGGAAGTCGGACATGTGCTTCTCGCGCCAGGACGTCAGCTCGGACGCGAAGGTCGAGTAGGCCGAGCCGACGGAGCCCGTGATGGTCGGGTCGACGCAGGCGTCGGTGATGgtggccgagatggcgagGTACGCGGCCAcgtccgccggcgccgtcggcgcgtCCGTGATGCGCGGGATCACGGCCGTGGCGACCGAGTTGcaggcgtcgaggtcgcggCGCTCCCGGATGgccgcgctggcggcggcgagggcctgcggGGCGCGGTTGGGCACTTGATAAGCGCTGGCCACAGCGGCGAGGGCCGTCAGGATGATGGAAGAAGAGCGCATTTTGTTGGAGGTTTTATATGGGTGCGTGGGTATCCGTGTATGTGAATGTGTTATGTGAATGTGTATCTGTGAGTGTTGGGAGTGCTTGAGGTGTAGTACTCTGATGAGACCtaagggggggaggggggctcAAAGGGTTGATATGCTCGTGGCGGAGGCTCTCAGCACTGTGATGGAGTGGTGAGTATGACGCTATCGAGTGAAATGCACGGCTTGCACTCGTCTGATTgtccatccccccctcctggCTGGCGAAGAGGTGCTCGTCTTATAACCACCCAGGTATTCCAGTCGCCGATACACTCGCGCCTTGCATCGTGTGGCTTGGCGGCGCGCTGACGGCCCTCTCCCCGgcgaggtgaggtgaggtgaggtgaggtaTGTGGCAAGGCGTCGTGTCGTGGCTGGTCTTCGGATCTGCGCAAAGGCAAGcattggcgatggcgaggtgATCCTCCCGAGGCATCTCATGCAGAGAAAAGCCTCGAAGAGCGGTTTCTCATGCCCTTGCATGGCTTGGAAGAAACCGATCCATCCGGCGATCCTCACCTCTGTCTGGCGCATATCTTCTGTCCTGCTCCTCAGTCCATCCCTCGTCTCAGGATCTGTCGAAGTTCGAAcgcgcccctcccccccccccttcattCGCTCAGCCACCGCTCTGCCGGGCGTGTTAAGATGTGGAGGGGCGAACTTGGCGTCAAAGCCCAGCTGTCAGGAAATCGTGGCTTTGTCACTGGCATGCACACAAGGCCGGGAGTGAGACATGCGCGCCGTAGCGTCGGCTGCTGCGCGGGgttcccctcctcctcctcacaACCACTTCACTTCGACCCTGATGAACTGAACGGTAGCATTCGCCGGTTCCAGTCTCTACGTGTAGAGTAGCTGATTAGCGCTGGGGAGGGCCTCTTTTTTGTTGCTGAACGTATCTCATTGCATCGATGGGCTGGGCCGTCCACAAACCACACTCTTTGGTGTCTGATGAATATCTCCAAGCTGGTGGCCCATCGTCCTCAAGAAGGCGAGGGACACCGTGAGTGCGCATCGCCTCTCGAGGTTAAAAGACGCGATGAACACCATCAAGGCTGCTCGGACCACAAACTGACACAGTCTCTCACTCGAAACTAATCCGATCTTCGGCTTGAAAGACTTGCTGCGCTTCTTGGTATTCTATCCCCTGCCTCGGCAGCATCATGTCGGTACGTCATCATTCCTCTTACTTCATTCCaacgtcccccccccccccctatgCTCGTCATCGGTCTCCGGCCAAcccctttcttccccctTAGGGCCCCTCCGAGGGGCAGCTGTCCAGCTCCTTGGCGTCGGATTCCTCGATGGCCTTCGAGTGCCTCGTGTAGGACTCGAAGAGCCCCATGAAGGGTATGATGAGCAGGAATAGCGACACCAGCTGGCTGAAGACCAGTTCGTCCTCCTCGTGCTACACGTCCTGCTCCATCTCCACGCGTCCGCGTATCCTGTCGTCCGCCAGCGAGTACACCCCGAACCCCAAGTAGGTCGACAGCCCCAGCATAGTCTCGACCTCTGATGCAAGGAAGTACCACACGCCCTGTTCTCGGTCCACCTCCTGAAGACGGCCTCCGGGCCCAGGACGTCGACCGGTTGGCCCTTGCTGTCGATGAAGCGGGCCCTTACGTAGTCCATCCACCAGAGACGCCCGGTGCGCCAGCTGAGGAAGATCTGCACGGCGTAGCAGTACGGCATGAGCGTCATGTTGATCACCATCATCCCCCAGGGACTTCCTGTTTTCGGCTTGCCGAGCGCAGAGCCGTCGCCTAACTCCTTGATGCCGCCCACAAGGACCACGAGGCCCGTCACGAGCTGGAGGTCGCTGAAGGTGTTGACGAGGTCGTACGCCACCAACGAATGCAGGTCCGGGTCCATGCCGAGCCGGAACGTGAGACGGCGCGCCGGCTCGGACACGTGCTTGCGGGCGAACCGGTCGATCGGGTTGAAGGCCTGTCGGTCTTGGTTGgtgcggccgacgacgaggtagAAGATGGCCAGGCAGAGGGTGACGAAGGCCCTGACGATGAGAACCATAACGGCCTGGATTTCAGGATTGTCAGGTTTAGCTGGAAATGACGTGTTCTGGTTCACGACGCCGGGTTCCGATGGGAAGAGTAAGCATGACTTACGCCCCGTCCCCCGATGTCTGGCGCCGCCTTCATCCTCGGGCAGTTTCAAAAGGCGGAGTGGAAGCAGGAATACTCGTGGGCGGGCATATTGTACGTGGAGTCATCGGTGAAGTTAAAACACTCGACAGGCGGGTCCGGGTAATGGTACGCCCGTGTTAAAGCGGTCTCGTAGTATGTCGCCATATTGAGGGCTTTGTCTGATGCCCAAGCAGAGAGCGAGAGTTTTCGCCACGATGCATAGCGATCAGGAGATTGACGTGACAGGCAGGGAGGGACATTTTTTATAACTTGGCGAGAAAACGTCGGGAAAAGACCGTTCTCAGCATGGCAAAATGGCTGGAAAATAAACACGCGGTGTTGTgtgaagaaaaagaagaagaaaaaacatGGCGACGCCGGTTCCGGATACGTTTGTAGCAAGCCACGTCCCACTCAGCTGAAGAGGTTGTTGTTACCAGGCTACCTGACCAGACGTCAACTCGAGACACAGAGGTCCTCAACTTCCGAGGACGGGAACAGCCTCCCGTATGATTCTTCCTTTTTGAACCAGTTCGATTTCT
This sequence is a window from Colletotrichum higginsianum IMI 349063 chromosome 8, whole genome shotgun sequence. Protein-coding genes within it:
- a CDS encoding Infection structure specific protein; translation: MRSSSIILTALAAVASAYQVPNRAPQALAAASAAIRERRDLDACNSVATAVIPRITDAPTAPADVAAYLAISATITDACVDPTITGSVGSAYSTFASELTSWREKHMSDFRAVWQACSDVPGVVNVLPTGSGQCSSLVAQITSAGPVNNGGSGGGGGSGSGNGGGVGNAARPRETGAVVAVVAVAGFVVAALQ